A region of the Stutzerimonas stutzeri genome:
ATAGGTGATGACAATTTCCGGCTTGGCTGAGGTCATACGTGGCGTCTCCGACAGGGTCACAGCGGCCTATAATAGCCGCCTTCCGCCACGTACTTCCTTGGTTCAGCCATGCGCCGCGTTTTGATTTCCATGCTGTTTTTGCTTGCCATGCCAATGGTTGTTGCACAACCGGCTCAGCCAAAGACCGGGCTAGTCCTATCTGGAGGCGCAGCGCGCGGGCTGGCACACGTTGGCGTGCTCAAGGCACTGGAGGAGCAAGGTGTACGCATCGACGCCATCGCCGGCACCAGCATGGGTGCCGTGGTTGGCGGGTTGTACGCTGCGGGGTACAGCGTCGCCGAGCTTGAACGCCTTGCACTGACGCTAGATTGGCAACAGGTACTCTCCGATGACCCGCCACGCCAGGACATTCCCTATCGACGCAAACAGGATGATCGCGACTTCCTGATCAAGCAGAAGCTCAGCTTCCGCGACGACGGCAGCCTTGGCCTCCCCCTGGGGGTGATTCAAGGCCAGAATCTCGCCCTGCTGCTCGAGCGCCTGCTGGTACATGCCAGCGACACCCGCGACTTCGATCAGCTGCCGATTCCCTTCCGTGCCGTGGCCACAGACATCGCCAACGACGAAAAAGTAATCTTTCGCCGCGGCCACCTGCCTCAGGTTATCCGTGCCAGCATGTCGATTCCGGCCGTATTCGCGCCAGTGGAGCTGGATGGCCGCCTGCTGGTCGATGGCGGCATGGTCGATAACATCCCGATGGACGTGGCCCGCGATATGGGCGTCGACCGCCTGATCGTGGTGGACATCGGCACCCCGCTCAAGCCACGCAAGGAGTTATTGACCGTCGTCGATGTGCTCAACCAGACCACCACCATGATGACCCGCCGCAACTCCGAGGCCCAGTTGGCCACGTTGCAGCCGCAGGATCTCCTGATCCAGCCGCCGTTGGCCGCATACGGCTCCACCGACTTCGACCGTGCCGAGCAACTGGTCGACGCCGGCTATCGCGCCACGCTTGCACTGGAGGGTCGTCTGGCCGACATGCGAACTACGAGTGGCGGCAACCCGGCCCTGAGCCTGGCGCGCTCCAGAGACCCGCGCACACCGATGATCACAGCGATAGAGGTAGAGAACGACTCCAAAGTCAGCGATGCAGTGATCCGCCGGCATATTCGCCAGGAGCTGGGCGCTCCGCTGGACCTGGAGCATCTGCAGAAGGACATGGGCACGCTCTACGGTCTGGATTACTTCGAGCGTGTCGAATATCGGGTCCAGCGTGGTGAGCTCGGCAATACGCTCATCATTAGTGCCCGCGAGAAGCGTACCGGCACCGATTACCTGCGCCTTGGGCTGAGCCTCTCGGACGACTTTCGCGGGGACAGCGTCTTCAACCTGGGCGCCAGCTATCGCAAGAACGGTATAAACGAGTTGGGCGCCGAATGGCTCACACGCCTGCAGTTGGGTGATCGCCAGGAGCTATACAGCGAGTTCTATCAACCGCTCGATGCCGGGTCGCGCTGGTTCATCGCGCCCAACCTGTTTCTCGAGGCCCAGAACGTCGAGTCCATTCTCGACAACGACCCGATCGCTGAATATCGCCTGCAGCGCTACGGTTACGGGCTGAACGTAGGACGGCAGATCGCCAACAATGGCGAGATCCGTTTCGGAGTCGGTCAGGCCTGGGGCGAGGCGGACGTGCGAATCGGCGAGCGTGACCTACCGGATTTCAGCTTCACCGAGGGCTATTACGAGCTGCAGTATTCCTTCGATACGTTGGACAACGTCGACTTCCCGCGCGAAGGCGAGGACATTCGCCTGACTCTGCGTCAGTACGACCCGACGCTCAGTTCGGACCAGCGCTACCGGCAGTGGAACATCAAGCTGGACAAGGCGCTCAGTCACGACGCCAATACCTGGGTATTGGGCGGGCGCTATGGACGCACGATGGACGATGCAGAAGTCGTGACCTCAAGCTTTCTGCTTGGCGGTGCCCGCCAGCTTTCGGGCTTCCGCCAGGACGCATTGGCAGGCCAGAACATCAGCCTGGCTCGTATGGTGTACTACCGCCGCATGACGCAGCGGTCATTTCTGCCGTTGTCATTCCCGGTCTATCTGGGTGGGTCGCTTGAGCGCGGTCGCGCCTGGAACAACGACAATGACTTCGACAGCGGCTACATAAATGCCGCCAGCATCTTCCTCGGGTACGACACGCCGTTAGGTCCGCTGAACTTCGGGTATGGCGTCAATGACGAGGACGAACAAGCGCTGTACATGAATCTGGGTCGTAGCTTCTAAAGCAAATCTACGGCACATCAGCCCAGACTGCGGGACACAGCCCAAACCCTGCGCGGGTCAGGCCTGTAACGCAACGGGCCGCCGTTCTGTAGAAAAGACAGGCGCCTGCTCTTTTTGAACGTACTCACAGCACCTAGGGGGCAGAAAGCCCGCACTTGCTTCAGCTAATCAACGCTTATCCAGATTGGCGAGAATGCGCGCATGCACCTGCTGGCATTTGCGCAAATCCTCTTCGTCGATGCCGGCGAAGGCGTCATGCCGGACCTGCGTGGAAATGGCCTCGATCTTCTCGATCAGCGGCAATGCCGGAGCACCGAGGGAAATGCGCTTGGCCCGACGATCTTCGGCCGAAGCTTTACGGTGCACCAGCCCCTGCGCCTCAAGGCTGTCCAGCAGGCGGGCCAGGGTCGGCCCTTCTACCGCGACGCTTTGCGCCAGCTCCCGTTGTGTGGGCTCATGGTCGAACCGGGCGAGGTGTAAAAGCACCAGCCAACGCGCCTGTGACAATCCGAGATCGGCTAAACGTCGATCCAGTTCCGCGCGCCAGCCACGCGAGAGTTGCGCCAATTGCATGGCAAAACGATGTTGCTCGGCGTACATGTACGGCCATTCCTGCAAAAACTAATTATTAGTGAGCTAACCACAGCTCTGAAAGGCAGGCAAGACGACCTTAGACCGTTGATAGGGCGGCAAAAGGCGTAATGATGGCATCGCCAAAGCTCAAGAGGCTGTCAGGCAGCCCCGGCGCGGCCTCCATAATGGGAGGCCAATATGCACCTGGTTACAATTCGAACTCGACCTGCAGGGCTGCACGCACGCAATAGAGCACCTGCTCTGATACACGACCGGCAAACTGCTCCGCCACAGCACTCACGGGCGGCAACTCGCCTTCGCCGTCCAGAAACGCCTCCTGAATCTCCCCAAGCATATCCTCAGGCAGGTCCAGCGCTTGCTCCAGGCTTAGCTGCTGCAACCCGATTGCCTCGGCGAGCATGGTGTAAACGTTTTTCTCGCTGCAATCGAGTTGACGAGCGATCTGTGCGGGCGTCATGCCGGAGCGCGCAAGGGTGATCAGTTCATGACGCAGATCGGCAGGCGATTTGGCCGCAGCTACATTGCCCTGTAGTACTTCCAGAAAAGCCTGGCCGTATCGCTCCAGCTTGCGTGCCCCTACCCCACTGATGGAGGCCATGTCCGACAGCGACGCTGGCTGGCTACGCAGCATCTCCAGCAGTGTGGCGTCAGGGAAAATCACATACGGCGGTACGCTGTGCTCCTCCGCCAACTTGCGGCGTAGTGTGCGCAGCGCTTCCCAGGTCTCACGTTCTTCGCTGCGCACCAGCTGACTGGCAGCGCTGGCGGCGGGCTTTGCGGTCTTGCTGGCCAATTCGCGACGCAACTCTAGGGTCACCTCTCCGCGCAGCAACGGGCGGCAACTGTCGCTCAGACGCAACCCGCCAAAGCCTTCGAGATCGACATCAGCCAGCCCCCTGGCCACCAACTGACGGAAAAGTGACCGCCACTCCGGCTCCGTAAGCGCTTTGCCGACACCAAATACAGACAGATGCTGATGGCCAAGGCCGCGCACCTTGTCGTTATCGCGTCCCAGCAGAACATCGACCAGATGCCCCACCCCATAGCGCTGTCCGCTGCGATAAATGGCCGAGAGCGCCTGACGCGCCGGTTCGGTGGCATCCCAGGTCTGAACGCCATCCACACAGTTGTCGCAATGACCACAGGGGTTGGGCAGCTCTTCATCGAAGTAGGCGAGCAGTACCTGCCGGCGGCAGCGAGTTTCCTCACACAGTGCCAGCATCGCATCGAGCTTGTGCTGCTCGACCCGTTTATGGCGCTCGTCGCCTTCGGAGTTATTGAGCATCTGCTTGAGGAAGATCACATCCTGCAGACCGTAGGCCATCCAGGCGTCGGCCGGCAGTCCGTCGCGCCCTGCTCGCCCGGTTTCCTGATAGTAAGCCTCCAGGGATTTGGGCAGATCCAGGTGTGCGACGAAGCGTACGTTAGGCTTATCGATACCCATGCCAAAGGCAATGGTCGCCACCATTATCAGCCCTTCCTCGTTGAGGAACCGCTTCTGATGGTAGGCACGCAGCTCGCTGGGCAAGCCTGCGTGATAAGGCAGCGCCGGGAAGCCCTGCTCGGTCAGAAACGCGGCCAGGTCATCGACCTTCTTGCGCGACATGCAGTAAACGATACCGGCGTCGCCGCGTCGCTCGGCAAGGAAGCCCAGCAACTGCTTGCGTGGCTGCTCCTTGGGCACGATTCGATAGAATATGTTCGGGCGATCGAAGCTGGAAAGGAAGCGCTCGGCATTCTCCAAATGCAGGCGCTGAACGATCTCTTCCCGAGTGCGCTTGTCCGCGGTCGCCGTCAGGGCAACACGCGGCACTCCGGGGAATAACTCGGCAAGCTGGCCGAGCTGCATGTACTCAGGGCGGAAGTCGTGCCCCCACTGGGAGACGCAGTGGGCTTCGTCGATGGCGAATAAGGCGATATCTAGCCTTTGCAGGAACGCCAGCATACGCGGCTGGACCAGCCGCTCCGGCGCCAGGTAGAGCATCTTGATCTCGTTGCGGCGGATACGCTCGGCGATGTCACGCTGCTCGTCGGCGCCTAGCGTCGAATTGAGTGCCACGGCCGAAACGCCCAGCTCGTCGAGGGTCGCCACCTGATCGTCCATCAGCGCGATCAGCGGTGACACCACCACCGCAAGCCCTTCGCGCAAAAGCGCTGGAACCTGGTAGCACAGCGACTTGCCGCCACCGGTCGGCATCAGAACGAGCGCATCGCCGCCACTGCCGACACGCTCGATGATCGCGCCTTGGTTACCACGAAACGCGTCGTAGCCAAATACGTCTTTGAGGATGCGCTGTGCCTGGTCGAGCATGCCGGTCTCCGAAACAAGGCGCGCAGTATACGCGAGCGAACCGCGTAGTTAAGGACCGTTGCGCCGTTACAGATCAGATGCCGCTGTGCGCATGCATACGGAAGGCGAGTAGCCTGCGCCCCCCGCCTCGTCTAGAATCCCGGTTGTCTTCCAACCCCAAGGTAGTTCCAGATGTCATTCGCCGAGCAACTCGCCCGCCTGCAAGTCTTTCTTGATGCAGATGATCTGCACGAGGAAGCACTGGATTACATCGCCGCCCATGGCTACCTGACCGCGCTTTGTATCTGCTCCGAGCAGGTGCCCGAGCGCGAATGGATCGATGCCCTGTTCTCCGAGCCGCCCAAATACCAAGACGACACCGAACGTGAAGCCATCGAGGCTACGCTCATCCAACTCAAGGCACACATCGCGCGCCAACTGGCTAGCGACGAAGACATGGAGCTGCCGTGTGAGCTGGACCTGGGCGAAGAGCCGGACGAATCCGACCTGCGCGGCTGGTGCATCGGCTTCATGGAAGGCGTGTTCATGCGCGAAGCGATCTGGTTCGAGGACTCTGAGGAAGAAGTCAGCGAGCTGCTGCTGCCGATCATGGTCGGCTCGGGTTTGTTCGACGAGCAGCCTGAGTTCGCTGACATTGCCGATGACGCCGACTTGGTTGACGAAATGGTCGCGCAGATTCCGGAGTTGCTCACGGCGCTGTACCTGATCTGCCACGCCCCTGAGGAAAAGCCTGCTCTACTCAAGCCTCGTCGCCACTGACCCGTCGGCGTGCACCAGCCTTAGCGCAGGCTTTGGCCCACTGCGCGGATCGCCGGCCCGCGCTCTCGCTGCCCCCAAGCGGCCCGTTGGGGGCATTGCAGAAGGAGAGAGCCTTGCCCTACATGTCTCGGTGTTCGATCGTTCGGCACTTGCCAGCTAGCGACGAAACCGGCGTAAGCTGGCGCCGCAGTGCATTTCGCAGCACGCCGACAAGCGTCCCTGGATAGCATCGTGGCCCATCGAGATATTCAGCAACATCGCAACCCGCTGGTTCGTTCGCTACTGCTGGCGACAGGCTGGCTCGCGGTGGCGCTGGGGGTCATCGGTATCTTCCTGCCCGTCCTTCCAACCACGCCATTTCTTCTTTTGGCAGCCGCCTGCTTCGTGCGCAGCTCGCAGCGTTTCTACGACTGGCTGGTGGGCCATCCACGCCTTGGGCCCTGGTTTCGCGACTACCTGGAAGGCAACGGCATCCCGCTAAAAGGCAAAGCGTACGCAATTGCTACGATGTGGGTCAGCATCGGCATTTCCTGCTGGCTGGTTCCCCTCATCTGGGCTCGAATAGGCATGTTGCTAAGTGCGACGCTCGTGACCCTGTACATTCTCAAACAGAAAACGCTGACCGCTGGCAAACACTCTGCTGCGGAGTAAGGCGCTCTTTGGTCCGAGCCGGGCTTGGCACAGGCTCGGCAAGCGCTGATGTTCGCGCTCGGCTTTCTGCGCGTTATTGCCGGTCCGCATGGTTGCGACGATAGACCTCTTCGCCCATGGCATTGATCTGGCCCTCGATCAGCGCCTCGAACGGACGCAGCAATGCGTCAAATTGACTGGGGGCCTCGAGGACATCCAGCGCCGTAACGATCGCCTCAATTGTCGATAGCGCGCCGGGCATTGGCGCCTTGCGCAAACGGTAGCGAGAAGTCAGCCCTTCAGGCAGTGCCACCCGCGGCAGCGCCGCCAACCATGGATTGAGATGCAGGATCTTGCGCGCCTTGCGCCATGTGCCATCGGGGACGATCAAACGTATGGGTGTTTCACTGCAGCCAAGCCTGCCGACGGGCACGGCATCATCGCCGGGGAAGAGCACATAACTCTGCAGTGCACCATCACAGTCGTCCTCGAAGTACTCGCCGACCTGCAGCGTCGCGTTACGCAGCCCCAAAGCCGCCAGCCTCGCCGTATTCAGGGCGTGCCCTGCTTCACTCGTATGCTGAAGTATCAGTATATGGGTACGGCTATCCAGCGCCGCCGGTATCAGCGCACACAGGCAGCGGGGCATAGGGCGCTGACAGCGCGAACATCGTGGACGGGACATGATTCACCTCGGCGGCGGAGTCTGCCATATCAGGCAGCGATCTGCAGAGAGGCTATGCTTGCGCGGGTCCGTCAAAAGGAGCAGGCATGATCACCGTCCATCATTTGAACCACTCTCGCTCGCACCGCGTCCTTTGGCTGCTGGAGGAACTGGAGCTGCTTTACGAGCTGAAGCGCTACCCGCGAGATCCAAAGACGATGCTCGCACCGGCAGAACTGAAAGCCATCCATCCGCTCGGGAAATCGCCGGTCATCACCGATGACGACCTCACCCTGGCTGAATCGGCCGCGATTATTGAGTACTTGCTGGAGCGCTATGGAAACGGCCGACTGATGCCACAGAGTGGTGCCCCCGAATACCGCC
Encoded here:
- the recQ gene encoding DNA helicase RecQ → MLDQAQRILKDVFGYDAFRGNQGAIIERVGSGGDALVLMPTGGGKSLCYQVPALLREGLAVVVSPLIALMDDQVATLDELGVSAVALNSTLGADEQRDIAERIRRNEIKMLYLAPERLVQPRMLAFLQRLDIALFAIDEAHCVSQWGHDFRPEYMQLGQLAELFPGVPRVALTATADKRTREEIVQRLHLENAERFLSSFDRPNIFYRIVPKEQPRKQLLGFLAERRGDAGIVYCMSRKKVDDLAAFLTEQGFPALPYHAGLPSELRAYHQKRFLNEEGLIMVATIAFGMGIDKPNVRFVAHLDLPKSLEAYYQETGRAGRDGLPADAWMAYGLQDVIFLKQMLNNSEGDERHKRVEQHKLDAMLALCEETRCRRQVLLAYFDEELPNPCGHCDNCVDGVQTWDATEPARQALSAIYRSGQRYGVGHLVDVLLGRDNDKVRGLGHQHLSVFGVGKALTEPEWRSLFRQLVARGLADVDLEGFGGLRLSDSCRPLLRGEVTLELRRELASKTAKPAASAASQLVRSEERETWEALRTLRRKLAEEHSVPPYVIFPDATLLEMLRSQPASLSDMASISGVGARKLERYGQAFLEVLQGNVAAAKSPADLRHELITLARSGMTPAQIARQLDCSEKNVYTMLAEAIGLQQLSLEQALDLPEDMLGEIQEAFLDGEGELPPVSAVAEQFAGRVSEQVLYCVRAALQVEFEL
- a CDS encoding patatin-like phospholipase family protein, whose protein sequence is MRRVLISMLFLLAMPMVVAQPAQPKTGLVLSGGAARGLAHVGVLKALEEQGVRIDAIAGTSMGAVVGGLYAAGYSVAELERLALTLDWQQVLSDDPPRQDIPYRRKQDDRDFLIKQKLSFRDDGSLGLPLGVIQGQNLALLLERLLVHASDTRDFDQLPIPFRAVATDIANDEKVIFRRGHLPQVIRASMSIPAVFAPVELDGRLLVDGGMVDNIPMDVARDMGVDRLIVVDIGTPLKPRKELLTVVDVLNQTTTMMTRRNSEAQLATLQPQDLLIQPPLAAYGSTDFDRAEQLVDAGYRATLALEGRLADMRTTSGGNPALSLARSRDPRTPMITAIEVENDSKVSDAVIRRHIRQELGAPLDLEHLQKDMGTLYGLDYFERVEYRVQRGELGNTLIISAREKRTGTDYLRLGLSLSDDFRGDSVFNLGASYRKNGINELGAEWLTRLQLGDRQELYSEFYQPLDAGSRWFIAPNLFLEAQNVESILDNDPIAEYRLQRYGYGLNVGRQIANNGEIRFGVGQAWGEADVRIGERDLPDFSFTEGYYELQYSFDTLDNVDFPREGEDIRLTLRQYDPTLSSDQRYRQWNIKLDKALSHDANTWVLGGRYGRTMDDAEVVTSSFLLGGARQLSGFRQDALAGQNISLARMVYYRRMTQRSFLPLSFPVYLGGSLERGRAWNNDNDFDSGYINAASIFLGYDTPLGPLNFGYGVNDEDEQALYMNLGRSF
- a CDS encoding tRNA-uridine aminocarboxypropyltransferase — its product is MSRPRCSRCQRPMPRCLCALIPAALDSRTHILILQHTSEAGHALNTARLAALGLRNATLQVGEYFEDDCDGALQSYVLFPGDDAVPVGRLGCSETPIRLIVPDGTWRKARKILHLNPWLAALPRVALPEGLTSRYRLRKAPMPGALSTIEAIVTALDVLEAPSQFDALLRPFEALIEGQINAMGEEVYRRNHADRQ
- a CDS encoding YecA family protein, which translates into the protein MSFAEQLARLQVFLDADDLHEEALDYIAAHGYLTALCICSEQVPEREWIDALFSEPPKYQDDTEREAIEATLIQLKAHIARQLASDEDMELPCELDLGEEPDESDLRGWCIGFMEGVFMREAIWFEDSEEEVSELLLPIMVGSGLFDEQPEFADIADDADLVDEMVAQIPELLTALYLICHAPEEKPALLKPRRH
- a CDS encoding YbaN family protein; this encodes MAHRDIQQHRNPLVRSLLLATGWLAVALGVIGIFLPVLPTTPFLLLAAACFVRSSQRFYDWLVGHPRLGPWFRDYLEGNGIPLKGKAYAIATMWVSIGISCWLVPLIWARIGMLLSATLVTLYILKQKTLTAGKHSAAE
- a CDS encoding MarR family transcriptional regulator, giving the protein MYAEQHRFAMQLAQLSRGWRAELDRRLADLGLSQARWLVLLHLARFDHEPTQRELAQSVAVEGPTLARLLDSLEAQGLVHRKASAEDRRAKRISLGAPALPLIEKIEAISTQVRHDAFAGIDEEDLRKCQQVHARILANLDKR